From the genome of Bacteroides sp. MSB163, one region includes:
- a CDS encoding helix-turn-helix domain-containing protein, translated as MEVQRKCQWCGKPFIAHTMVTRFCSKSCTEKAYKDKKRKQKLQEYEARQNEQPMQEVGIVGGKPFLSPAEAATLLGISRATIYRHMATGIIRALQLRGRTIIRKSDIEKMFDNAPDYKKRSYGRKQTVLYYTTNEILEKYQIQKKTLYRRCRLYNIPKVAEGSRVFYNRTLIDKYFADLAEEINLDCYYTPEQVMGKYGMSRNAVVTFALRHNIPRINRHHEVYYSRAHIDAIKEKQDKLNPDYYTYSEITEKYGLTKINISYYVNKYDITRFKQGSRTMVLRTEFDKVYREHRNGTYTPKKRESKSGQQEQKEPFTIPDGYYSSEQIAVTYQMTKKTICRLCRENDIPKISHGGFNYYEQLAVNRFFVKYKAADNIKEWIGAEQMEEIYDMSKDARCSFVHRHKIPSRVVYGKVQYSKDHIDTIKNGGFDQREKYYSVAEAMEKYGLRRDDVYNYARYNNIRKMHHGKSMFLLKEDFDKVMAEKSVT; from the coding sequence ATGGAGGTACAGAGAAAATGCCAGTGGTGCGGCAAACCATTTATAGCACACACGATGGTAACACGGTTTTGCAGCAAATCGTGTACAGAAAAAGCGTATAAAGACAAGAAGCGCAAGCAGAAATTGCAGGAATACGAAGCGAGGCAAAACGAGCAGCCAATGCAGGAAGTTGGCATTGTGGGAGGCAAACCGTTCCTCTCCCCTGCCGAAGCCGCTACCCTTTTAGGTATCAGTCGTGCCACCATCTACCGACACATGGCTACCGGTATCATTCGGGCGTTGCAACTTCGTGGGCGTACCATCATACGCAAATCCGACATTGAAAAGATGTTCGACAATGCGCCCGACTACAAGAAACGCAGCTATGGACGGAAGCAGACCGTCCTCTATTACACCACGAATGAGATTTTGGAGAAATACCAAATCCAGAAGAAAACCCTGTACCGTCGCTGCAGACTATACAACATCCCAAAGGTTGCAGAAGGTAGCCGTGTGTTCTACAACCGCACCCTCATAGACAAGTATTTTGCCGACCTTGCCGAAGAAATCAATCTGGACTGTTATTACACACCGGAGCAGGTCATGGGAAAATACGGTATGAGCCGTAATGCCGTTGTCACCTTTGCCCTGCGGCACAATATTCCCCGAATCAACCGCCACCACGAGGTGTATTATTCCCGTGCCCATATAGACGCTATCAAAGAAAAGCAGGACAAGTTGAATCCTGACTATTATACCTATTCGGAAATCACCGAGAAATACGGGCTTACCAAGATAAACATCAGCTACTATGTCAACAAATACGATATAACGAGGTTCAAACAAGGAAGCCGGACTATGGTATTGCGCACCGAATTTGACAAGGTATATCGTGAACACCGGAACGGTACATATACACCCAAGAAGCGCGAAAGCAAATCCGGCCAGCAGGAGCAGAAAGAACCTTTTACAATCCCCGACGGATATTATTCGTCAGAACAGATTGCAGTCACATATCAGATGACCAAGAAAACTATTTGCAGGCTGTGCCGTGAAAACGACATTCCTAAAATCAGTCACGGAGGATTCAACTACTACGAACAGTTGGCAGTAAACCGTTTCTTCGTCAAATATAAGGCAGCTGACAATATCAAAGAATGGATTGGCGCAGAACAGATGGAAGAAATATACGACATGAGCAAAGATGCCAGATGCTCGTTTGTGCATCGCCACAAAATCCCCTCCCGTGTAGTTTACGGCAAGGTTCAATACTCCAAAGACCATATCGACACTATCAAGAACGGAGGTTTCGACCAACGCGAAAAGTATTACAGCGTAGCCGAGGCGATGGAAAAATATGGTTTGCGCAGAGATGATGTCTATAACTATGCACGCTATAACAACATCCGAAAAATGCACCACGGCAAATCCATGTTCCTGCTGAAAGAGGATTTTGACAAGGTGATGGCTGAAAAATCCGTCACCTGA